The DNA region CCTTCCACCGAAAATTACCCATAATTCTCACCCACATGATTTGGTTATTTCCCCAAACCTGCCCAAGAAGAAAGATGGGATGGTTTATGTTTGTAAGGTGTGTGATAAGAGGATGGGGGATAAGAACTGGAATTATTGTTGTGTTGGATGTGATTTTCGTCTTCATACTTTTTGTGCTACAAATGAGGTGAAGCCGGGATTgtatgttgatgatgaagatccAGATTCTGTGTCTGTGAATCGAGATGATGAACAAGTTATTGAATTGACGGAAGAAGAGGTGATTCAATTGTATAAGATTCAGATTCTTACACAGATGATGTCGAATGCTAATATTAATGCTAATGTTTGATTGTTTAACAATTGGATCCGTTAAGAGAGGACTTTCATCTCTAGCTAGCCAAATTCAAGTTGCACTTAATTAACAAGTGTTATTCtatctttctttcttatttattaaaataagatttgaATCTTTTGCTAATAAGCTTTGAATAAATAAGGAGTTTGTCATTCTGAATTTCATGTTATAttccaaatcaaaatcaaaacatttAGATTGAAGTTGAGCCAAAGAAATTGACTTATGGAAGGGTCATCTTCGGTCAACTGCCAATTGAAACATGAGAAAATTCGTTAATTATTTGCATGAGTTAAACATAAATATCATTGTTCATATATCTGTCTCTAATCAAATACCGatcaaacccaaaaaaaaacatCACCTAACAGAACAATTAGGATCAATCTGCtagtcaaattataattatcaataGTTTGTCATTAAAATTccatcaaaacaaaatattatggacacaattagattatttttaaggCCTTATTTGATCGGGGAATTGGAGCAAATGGCCCTACAGATAGGGTGAATAACCAAAGTGCGTGtgcataatttaaatagcgctggttACCCTCTTTTTTTATGACAATTATacccttgcgtaacgcaactccagttgcgtgtCGCaaccgaattttttttttccgtcTCGCGGTTGCGTGACGCGGTTGCAtgacgcaactggggttgcgtgacgcaactggggttgcgtgacgcaactggggcattttcgtccaaaaaatttcataattaaaattttttgaaaaataaaaaaataaaaaattgcgtgacgcaatagggacattttcgtcagaaaaaaagGGGGTTACCAgcgctatttaatttattcactctcaccaaaaacaatttaccctgtttttagggtttttagggttatttgctcaaatttccctattTGATCTAGTGATTTTGAGGGGTTTTATACAGATTTTATCCAAAATCTCAACTATCATTTGAACTGTTACTTCACTAATCTTataactcttttatttattaaatattaaaattatttaattatttttcaaataggagagaaaaaatgaaggataattttgtctttttaataagaaaaaactaattttttaaaaatttcatcaaactaaatttttaagataaaacttaataaaaaaaatcaaacataaactaACTCAAATgatttttcaacaaaattaattagtgatctaaaaaataatttagcattattatgtatcaaaataaataaataaaaaatcattaaaatattatcgtaattcaaaaataattatgtcaaaaaaaaaaaaacctaactatttaattaacttCTAAGAATTTTGAAGttcaatatttcttttatatatatatatatatatatatatatatatatatatatatatatatatatatatatatatatatatatatatatatatatatatatatatatatatatatgatatgataATATACTTGCATTAAAATTGGttctatttgatttattaataataataataaattcgtAGCATCTCTAAATTTGAGATATTTACCTTGCCACGTTTCATCGGAGATCTTATCATTGTCATTATCGGAAAAAGAAAATCTCAAAAACTCCATTGAAATTTGTAGCCATTTACCTTGCAGATCGATCGATCGAACTGTTCTTTGATTTCCAGATTTTGCTACGTTTTCTGTTTCCATATCATCTTCCTTTGTATCTAGAGAAGCTTACTTCCAGCTGAGATATATTCTCCTTTTCAAATTGATCCTGCCGGTATGTTCTTCGAATCCATGATTTGAATgaatctttaatttatattatttagctTCTTCTTTTATAAGATTAGGGTTTATTCCAAGGATAAGGTAGAACAACAAAATAAGCTATCTTAAGTATTAAGTGCTGGTGTGCTTTATGATATGATTAATGCTCCGGGTACAGGGATATCAAGATGAAACCTGTTTGCCCCTTTGTTAAAGCTGCTCGTCCAGATGATGTCTCCTTGAAGAAAACCAGTGAATCCCCTAAACAGCATATTGCTCAAGATGTGAAGGCTAAACAAGAGTCTGCAGAACCTGGCATTGTTTCTCCAAAATGCCCATTTGGATATGATTCACAAACATTTAAGCTGGGCCCTTTTAGCTGCATGATATGCCAAGCACTTCTCTTTGATAGTAGTAAATGTGTCCCTTGTTCACATGCATTCTGCAAGTAAGTAGCTAGCTCAAAATCTATGGTAATATTACAATTCCTTCAATATTTCATGTTTGGTTTCTAATATCGACTTTCAGGGCATGTATATCGCGATTTAAGGATTGTCCCTTATGTGGTGCTGATATTGAGAAGATTGAGCCCAATCCAGATCTTCAAACGTTAGTTGATCGATTTATAGAGGGTCATGCAAGGATAAAGAGATCTCAATCTGATGAGGACGCCCAGAATGAGAAGAAAACAATTACATATGAAGATGTGTCACTTGAGAGAGGTGCTTTCTTGGTGCAACAAGCCATGAGGGTAAGTTTGTGATATTGAATTAGGGCTTGTTTGTTCACCaagacatgttgattgttgatTGTTGTCATGTAATTGTCTTCCATcccaaacaaagaaaaaaaatgttgtcaAACTAGACACTAATTTGTTTGTTTCCAATGTTAAACTTTTCTCTTGCTTCTTCTGTAGGCATTTCGTGCTCATAACATTGAAAGTGCCAAACATAGACTGAGTTTATGCGCAGAAGACATCAGAGAGCAACTAGACAGAATGGGCAACACATCAGAGTTGTGTTCACAACTAGGCGCTGTACTGGGTATGCTTGGTGATTGCTGGTCTGTTCTGTTCCTTTTCTTCTACTGCTTGCTTATGTGATATGCATCTTCTTATTTCAATAACATAGAGATAGCCAAATTGGTGGTTGTTTGAGTGATAAATGACACAAACCACCTCATTAATGTTACTTGATGCCTGAATAAGTGGCGAAGATCTGGACACCACTCCTTTtccaatcaaaataaaatagacaTGAATCTGAATCTCATTTGGGATTTTATTGTAGTTAGGAATGAGCCTATTTGGAAATAGTTGATAATCAAGTGTTGTGGTATTGAATACATTTTATGCAAGTGCTTAAATTGAATTCGATAATGTGATGAATTGTTACTGTAAATGATGTTGGCATACCTATAAATTTTAGGCTGCACTCATAACACAACTTATCACTTAATCTAAATGATTATCTAAATCAAGTCTTTATGGTCACAAAGTTTTTGAGTCTTCATGGCCATTTTCATAAAACTTAATATCACTTGATTATTTAGATTCCACTATTAGTTTGTTATGTAATGAATAAATTAACATTCTAATAAAAGCATTCAAAAGACAACTTGAACCGTGAAGATGAATGATTTGATGTCTTCATAAGAGTAAAATAGTCTTGAATTACTTTCTAGTTATTGttccacattttatcaaatcaattcTGCCCCTCATAGTCATTTTCATCAAGATTATGGTATCTGTTGTGAAACAAGCTGATATCAATCATTTTCGTT from Impatiens glandulifera chromosome 5, dImpGla2.1, whole genome shotgun sequence includes:
- the LOC124939999 gene encoding protein NCA1-like encodes the protein MKPVCPFVKAARPDDVSLKKTSESPKQHIAQDVKAKQESAEPGIVSPKCPFGYDSQTFKLGPFSCMICQALLFDSSKCVPCSHAFCKACISRFKDCPLCGADIEKIEPNPDLQTLVDRFIEGHARIKRSQSDEDAQNEKKTITYEDVSLERGAFLVQQAMRAFRAHNIESAKHRLSLCAEDIREQLDRMGNTSELCSQLGAVLGMLGDCCRALGDSVSAVSYFKESADFLFKVQTDDMEIIHTLSVSLNKIGDLKYHEGNLEAARSYYSQSLDVRRKKLAGSPSQTLDVAVSLAKVADVDRNLGDESMAVNGFQEAVELLESLTLNSEEVGLENRRISVLEFLKNQLDSKE